In Exiguobacterium sp. 9-2, the genomic window GGTGCATTTGATGCAGACTGGCGTCTACCGATTCTAGGAGCACCGGTCGAATAACTCATAAAGGGGTGTCAGTGATGTGTCATATACTCGTCGTCGATGAGACTAATTTTGCGATACGACAAGCTGTTGTCCACTATTATGAAACAAAGGAACCGTTTTATTTGCCGGCAGATCTGGCAGAGGGAGAAGAAGTATTTCTTGCGACGTCTGATGGAATCATTGCGTATGCAGAAGTCTTGTTCACGGAGTATACGACACGTCCAGAGGATCCGTTTTGGTTGACCGTTGCTGACGATTCGGAAGGATCTTATGTATGTCTTGATCTCATCAGTGTGGATTTACGACATCCGTTACTTGGACGACCACTCGATCAACTTAGTCTTAAAACCGGACCAGTCGAAAGCGCGTTTCGCACACGTCTGCTTGATTCATGGCAGTATGGGTATTTCGAAACCGATGTGCTGACACTCGAACAATCTAAACAACGTCGAATCGAGCGCTTCAAGGAGCGAAATCATCTAGAACAAATTGCGCGTCAATGTGTTCATTGTGAGGAGTCTAGGCAGTCGTTACTCGAATGGCATTTGACATCAGAAGGATACCAGACGGTGTGTCCGACATGTCACCGGTGGTTACATCAACGGATGTTGCATGCTATGGATACGGCGGCGGCGACGGAAGAGAGTGAGTAAAAGCTTTTTCTATTCAAGCAGAGCTCGTATGACTGATCATCCAATCATTAAAACCTTAAAAGAATCAAAAAAACAGTTCTCTATCTGCGCTGGCAGTAAAGAGAACTGTTTTCATTTAGATTAGAAAAAGCGTTCTACTAAAAACAGATAGATTTTCATCCCAAGGAAGACACCAAAGATCCCGACGACGGCTGGGAAAACGGGTGGAGCAGGGATTGGTAATTTCAATGCGGTGAACACGACTCCGCAGATGACGCCTGCGAGAAGGGATAACAAGATTTGCTGAAGCATACATTTCGTCCTTTCTGCTGTAATCAGCATTTGAAGTAAAGTATATCTTAAATGTCAGGTGGCATTTTGATCAAGAATGACTTTGTCATCCTTCTTTTCGATTGTGATCCACTTTTGTTTCAATGGAGCTGTAAAACTTGGTTTTTGTTTTAATTTGCCGCTCGTATAATCTAGAATCAGCAACTGTGATTCGCAGCTCTGTTTTCCGTCTTTAACGTAATAATAGGATCCAGCGGCTGTCTGCTCACGCGCTTTGACATTATCAGCAAGGGCGAGGGCGAGACAATCCTTTAGATATTGTTTATGTTCTTCGTCCATAATCGGGAACAAGATTTCAATCCGTTTTCGCATGTTGCGTGTCATCCAGTCAGCACTTGATCCATACATCAAATCCTGCCCGTTATGATGGAAGTAGAAGATGCGTGAATGTTCCAAATAACGATCAACGATCGAGATGACGCGAATGTTCTCCGAAACACCTGGAATGCCAGGACGCAGACAACAGACGCCACGAACGATAAGTTCGACTTGTACACCGGCGCGCGATGCCTTATAGAGACGTAAGATGATGTCTTTCTCCGTTAAACTATTCATCTTGGCGACGATTCGACCGTTTCCGTGTTTTTGATGATGATGGATTTCTTCATCAATCAATGACAGGAACTTCTCAAGCATCGCGTTCGGTGAAGTTTGGATGACGTTCCATTCGGGTTGTTCCCCGTATCCGGACAACCAGTTAAAGAAGTTTGTCGCATCTTCGGCGATTTCTTCTCGAGCCGTCAATAATCCGACATCCGTGTATAGTTTCGCCGTCGAATCATTATAGTTGCCGGTACCAAGATGGACGAAACGCTGAATCTTTCCTTCGTGGAGTCGGACGACGAGCGTGATCTTCGAGTGCGTCTTTA contains:
- a CDS encoding XapX domain-containing protein, encoding MLQQILLSLLAGVICGVVFTALKLPIPAPPVFPAVVGIFGVFLGMKIYLFLVERFF